From Candidatus Neomarinimicrobiota bacterium, a single genomic window includes:
- a CDS encoding cell division protein ZapA, protein MEKSDSLVKVDIYGKEYTVKGQADSKYIESVAEYVDAKMKEVDANVPFESSLRVAILAAMNITDELFSQKSSKSTQVDEVEEKAKALVQELEDTLEFTLSSDSS, encoded by the coding sequence ATGGAAAAATCAGATAGCTTGGTTAAAGTTGATATTTACGGTAAAGAATATACGGTAAAAGGTCAGGCTGATTCAAAATATATAGAAAGCGTCGCAGAATACGTCGATGCTAAGATGAAAGAAGTAGATGCCAATGTTCCATTTGAATCATCCTTACGTGTTGCGATTCTTGCGGCTATGAATATTACTGACGAATTATTCAGCCAAAAATCATCAAAGTCAACTCAGGTTGATGAAGTGGAAGAAAAAGCTAAAGCGCTTGTACAAGAATTGGAAGATACCTTAGAATTTACTCTCTCATCTGACTCATCGTAG
- the thrS gene encoding threonine--tRNA ligase, which produces MSEGIEITLPDGSVHAHTKGVTGAEIAKSIGSGLAKAALSIKVNGDFYDLDRPIFDSTKIEILTDKSEEAKTIVWHSTSHIMAQAVQELFPGTKVTLGPPIKDGFYYDFDTKKPFTDDDLEIIEKKMKEIIDGNHSFKRETVKRTEAIKLFKKMGEEYKLEILAEIEDDTVSLYTQNNWTDLCRGPHIPSTKAIKAFKLLKVAGSYWRGDEKRQQLQRIYGTSYSDPKDLETHLTMLKEAKLRDHRKLGKELELFAFHDIAPGAPFWLPNGMIIVRELEKFLREKLDAGGYVETSTPILVKKSLWEKSGHWEYYKDNMFIVGDDDEETYALKPMNCPESTYIYSMKTRSYRDLPIRIAEIGRLHRNEVSGAVGGLFRVKQLTMDDAHLYVLPEQITEEVNGCMKLIKEFYAVFGFEPEYFFSTKPDKALGDSILWDKAEAALEEALKSQDVDYTTNEKDGAFYGPKIDIQIKDALGRAWQLATIQLDFVLPERFELEYIDKNDSRQRPVMIHRALFGSFERFIGVLIEHFAGNFPTWLSPLQTMVIPISDKHHDYADSIYNKLIENGIRAKLDSRSEKMGAKIRESETQKIPYMLIVGDREVENNSVSIRKHITGDIGSKSIDEFISYIKSSISARKLED; this is translated from the coding sequence ATGAGTGAAGGGATTGAAATAACATTGCCTGACGGTTCAGTTCATGCCCATACAAAGGGCGTTACGGGCGCTGAAATCGCAAAATCCATCGGCAGTGGATTGGCTAAAGCTGCTCTATCTATCAAGGTAAATGGTGACTTTTACGACCTTGATCGTCCGATATTCGATAGTACAAAAATAGAAATCCTTACGGACAAGAGCGAGGAGGCAAAAACAATTGTCTGGCACAGTACCAGCCATATAATGGCTCAAGCAGTTCAAGAGCTGTTCCCGGGAACCAAAGTAACATTAGGACCTCCTATAAAAGATGGATTTTATTATGATTTCGATACCAAAAAACCGTTCACCGATGATGATTTGGAAATAATCGAGAAAAAAATGAAAGAAATCATCGACGGGAACCACTCATTTAAAAGAGAAACCGTTAAGCGCACCGAGGCTATTAAGCTATTTAAGAAAATGGGAGAAGAGTATAAATTAGAGATTCTTGCAGAGATCGAAGACGACACTGTATCTCTTTATACACAAAATAATTGGACCGACTTATGTCGAGGCCCGCATATCCCGTCAACTAAGGCGATAAAAGCATTCAAGCTGCTTAAAGTCGCCGGATCTTATTGGCGCGGAGATGAGAAACGTCAGCAACTTCAACGGATTTACGGCACTTCATACAGCGACCCGAAAGACTTGGAAACTCATCTCACAATGCTTAAGGAAGCAAAACTAAGAGACCACAGAAAATTGGGAAAAGAGCTTGAACTCTTTGCTTTCCACGATATTGCGCCCGGCGCACCTTTTTGGCTTCCAAACGGAATGATAATCGTCCGTGAATTAGAGAAATTCCTAAGGGAAAAACTCGATGCAGGCGGATATGTTGAGACTTCAACGCCTATATTGGTAAAAAAATCCTTATGGGAGAAATCCGGGCATTGGGAATACTATAAAGATAATATGTTTATAGTTGGTGATGATGATGAAGAGACCTATGCTTTAAAACCGATGAATTGCCCCGAATCAACATACATTTACAGTATGAAAACCCGTTCTTATCGTGACTTACCCATCAGAATAGCCGAAATCGGAAGATTACACAGAAATGAAGTATCCGGTGCGGTGGGAGGGTTATTCAGAGTCAAACAGCTTACGATGGACGATGCTCACCTTTACGTTCTGCCCGAACAGATAACTGAAGAAGTTAACGGCTGTATGAAGCTTATCAAAGAATTTTACGCTGTATTCGGCTTTGAACCCGAGTATTTCTTTTCTACAAAACCAGATAAAGCACTTGGAGACAGTATATTATGGGATAAAGCTGAAGCTGCACTTGAAGAAGCTTTGAAATCTCAGGATGTTGATTATACCACAAACGAGAAAGACGGCGCATTTTACGGTCCGAAAATTGACATTCAAATTAAAGATGCTCTCGGTAGAGCATGGCAATTAGCCACTATTCAGCTGGATTTTGTCCTTCCGGAAAGGTTTGAACTCGAATATATTGATAAAAATGACAGCAGGCAAAGACCGGTGATGATTCACAGAGCGCTTTTCGGTTCCTTTGAAAGATTTATAGGCGTTTTAATAGAACATTTTGCAGGAAACTTCCCCACCTGGCTTTCGCCACTTCAAACGATGGTCATTCCAATTTCCGACAAACACCATGATTACGCTGATAGCATATATAATAAACTTATAGAAAACGGGATAAGAGCGAAATTAGATTCTCGTTCAGAAAAAATGGGCGCAAAAATACGAGAAAGCGAAACACAGAAAATTCCGTATATGCTCATAGTTGGAGATAGGGAAGTAGAAAATAATAGTGTGTCTATAAGAAAACATATTACCGGTGATATTGGCTCAAAATCAATTGACGAATTTATATCGTATATTAAAAGTTCAATATCAGCGAGAAAACTGGAGGACTAA
- a CDS encoding phenylalanine--tRNA ligase subunit beta yields the protein MKISLNWLSDYIELDNSAEEIAEMLTMAGLEVTSVSSGGDYEGIVVGEVVDCVKHPNADKLSLCTLNVGEDESLSIVCGAPNVEKSQKVAVALVGATLPDGLKIKKAKIRGEESRGMICSEKELGLSDEADGILVLPKSSLIGSPLSDTIEPSDTVFELDLTPNRPDGLSHIGVARDLSAILGKDLKYPEIKLKESNDKTSSSVTLQIDDKEGCPRFACRVIKDIKINESPQWLKQRLQSVGLRSINNVVDAANYVLMELGNPIHTFDLDLLKDNKIIVRAAGKDEEVTTLDGTKRKLSEGTVLVCDAEKPVGIGGIMGMANSEVTDKTVNLLIECAYFDPGRIRSSSKHLGLSTDASKRFERGCDPNNIEFTLNRITSIILDTAGGNALQGIVDIYPDKIDKIKIHVRYKRVCDIIGMDIPEDKIKDILNRLEYETISDDEESITLLAPTFRPDVEREIDIIEEIARIIGYDNIPPSEYARISLSRSKDSTESLNIKLKNIFVGLGFTEIYTNSLMPQNLWELAGEGGEPVKISNPISLEMQYLRSSLMPRLLETVQYNFNRQRDGVRFFEDGVVAVADDKSETGVKETHKFGAIVSGIQSVLNWSNKPEKADFFVLKGLLESLLYSCGYAQVTLEPSSKEYMEDSYTISADNVELGVIGEISNEVIKKFDLEDKVYYFELNVDPLYVQIKKEVTFSEPSKYPQIERDISFIVDDKVSSGELMGIVGKEGGGLLESSLISSVYKGKPLAEGEKSITYNLRFISYDRTLEEVEIDSICNKIMEAAGKSVGAKIRD from the coding sequence ATGAAAATTTCACTCAATTGGCTTTCTGATTATATTGAACTGGATAACTCCGCTGAAGAGATAGCAGAAATGCTTACAATGGCGGGACTCGAGGTCACTTCAGTATCTTCGGGAGGGGATTATGAGGGGATAGTCGTAGGCGAAGTCGTTGACTGTGTAAAACATCCTAACGCCGACAAGCTGTCGCTTTGCACCCTGAACGTCGGGGAAGATGAAAGCCTATCAATTGTATGCGGCGCACCGAACGTAGAAAAGTCTCAAAAAGTTGCGGTTGCACTTGTAGGCGCAACGCTCCCGGACGGACTTAAAATAAAAAAAGCCAAGATTCGTGGTGAAGAGTCGCGTGGAATGATTTGTTCTGAAAAAGAACTTGGTCTGTCAGATGAAGCTGACGGCATATTAGTTCTTCCGAAATCCTCATTAATCGGTTCGCCATTATCTGATACAATTGAGCCATCCGACACAGTTTTTGAGTTGGATTTAACTCCCAACAGACCTGACGGTTTAAGTCATATAGGTGTGGCGAGAGACCTTTCAGCTATTCTCGGAAAGGATCTGAAATATCCTGAAATTAAATTAAAAGAATCCAACGATAAGACATCTTCTTCCGTCACTTTACAAATTGATGATAAAGAAGGATGTCCGCGGTTTGCTTGCCGTGTAATCAAGGATATTAAAATCAATGAATCTCCGCAATGGCTCAAGCAAAGACTTCAGTCTGTAGGACTGAGAAGTATAAATAATGTTGTGGACGCGGCTAATTATGTGCTGATGGAATTAGGAAACCCTATTCATACGTTCGATTTGGATTTGCTAAAGGATAACAAAATAATTGTTCGCGCTGCCGGCAAAGATGAAGAAGTGACCACTCTGGACGGAACGAAAAGAAAGTTATCTGAGGGAACTGTTTTGGTGTGCGATGCTGAAAAGCCGGTTGGAATTGGTGGTATTATGGGTATGGCAAATTCTGAAGTGACTGATAAGACTGTTAATTTGTTAATCGAATGCGCATATTTTGATCCGGGCAGAATCCGCAGCAGCTCAAAACATCTTGGATTAAGCACAGACGCTTCAAAGAGATTTGAGAGAGGATGCGACCCGAATAACATCGAATTCACTTTAAATAGAATTACATCAATTATTCTTGATACGGCCGGAGGAAATGCGCTTCAGGGTATCGTTGACATCTATCCGGATAAGATTGATAAAATTAAAATTCACGTAAGATATAAACGGGTATGCGATATCATTGGGATGGATATTCCGGAAGATAAGATAAAAGATATTCTTAACAGATTAGAATACGAGACGATCTCTGATGACGAAGAATCTATTACCCTGCTTGCGCCGACATTCAGGCCTGATGTGGAAAGGGAAATTGATATTATTGAGGAGATAGCGCGGATTATCGGTTATGATAATATCCCGCCGTCAGAATACGCCCGTATATCACTTAGCAGAAGTAAAGATTCTACCGAATCATTAAATATCAAACTAAAGAATATATTTGTCGGTCTCGGCTTTACGGAAATTTACACTAATAGTTTGATGCCGCAAAATTTATGGGAATTGGCAGGAGAGGGCGGGGAGCCGGTTAAAATCAGCAACCCGATAAGCCTTGAGATGCAATATCTCAGGTCTTCATTAATGCCGAGATTACTTGAAACGGTTCAATATAATTTCAATCGTCAGAGAGACGGTGTCCGCTTTTTCGAAGATGGAGTGGTAGCCGTAGCGGATGATAAGTCAGAAACAGGCGTAAAAGAAACACACAAATTCGGCGCTATAGTGTCGGGTATTCAATCAGTTCTGAATTGGAGCAATAAACCTGAAAAAGCAGATTTTTTCGTACTAAAAGGATTATTAGAATCTCTATTGTACAGCTGCGGATATGCTCAAGTAACACTTGAACCTTCTTCCAAAGAATATATGGAGGATTCATATACGATTTCTGCTGATAATGTTGAACTTGGAGTTATCGGTGAAATATCCAATGAAGTAATAAAAAAGTTTGACTTAGAAGATAAAGTCTATTATTTTGAACTCAATGTAGACCCCTTATATGTGCAAATAAAAAAAGAGGTTACTTTTTCCGAACCAAGTAAATACCCGCAAATAGAAAGAGATATATCATTTATAGTTGATGATAAAGTCAGTTCGGGAGAATTGATGGGTATTGTCGGAAAAGAAGGTGGCGGTCTATTGGAGAGCAGCCTGATAAGTTCAGTTTATAAGGGAAAACCGCTGGCTGAAGGAGAAAAAAGTATTACTTACAATCTTCGATTTATTTCATACGACAGGACACTCGAAGAGGTAGAGATAGACAGCATTTGTAATAAAATAATGGAAGCAGCCGGAAAGAGCGTAGGCGCAAAAATTAGAGACTAA
- a CDS encoding translation initiation factor IF-3, with protein MIARNKGDDTRINEAIQTSEIRVVDEDGGALGVMNLRDALAIADERGLDLVEIAPEGKPPVCKLMDYGKFRYEKRRKAKEAKKKQHVIHVKEVRFRPMIEEHDFQTKIKRAKKFLEAKNKLKITVMFRGREMTHLEFGDMLMDKIEKELEELAVVASKPSREGRFITAYYLPK; from the coding sequence ATTATAGCTAGAAATAAAGGTGACGATACAAGAATCAATGAGGCTATACAGACCTCAGAGATCAGAGTGGTTGATGAAGATGGTGGCGCATTAGGAGTTATGAATTTACGTGATGCATTGGCTATTGCAGATGAAAGAGGACTTGATCTTGTAGAAATAGCGCCGGAAGGAAAACCACCGGTATGTAAATTGATGGATTATGGGAAATTCAGGTACGAAAAACGGAGGAAAGCCAAAGAGGCAAAGAAGAAACAGCACGTTATCCACGTGAAAGAAGTCCGGTTCAGACCTATGATCGAGGAACACGACTTCCAGACAAAAATTAAACGGGCGAAAAAGTTTTTGGAAGCAAAAAATAAACTGAAGATTACAGTTATGTTTCGTGGCAGAGAGATGACACATTTAGAATTCGGCGATATGCTTATGGATAAGATCGAAAAAGAACTTGAAGAATTGGCTGTAGTGGCGTCAAAACCATCACGGGAAGGAAGATTTATTACAGCCTATTATCTGCCGAAATAA
- the rpmI gene encoding 50S ribosomal protein L35, protein MPKMKSHRGAKKRFKKTSSGKLKRKKAYHSHILNKKSTKRKRNLRKATLVSKADAKSVRGMIL, encoded by the coding sequence ATGCCAAAAATGAAAAGTCACAGAGGAGCAAAAAAGAGATTCAAAAAAACCTCCTCGGGAAAACTAAAAAGAAAAAAGGCTTATCACAGCCATATTCTTAATAAGAAATCAACCAAAAGAAAACGGAACCTGCGAAAAGCGACATTGGTGAGCAAAGCCGATGCGAAAAGCGTTAGGGGAATGATACTTTAA
- the rny gene encoding ribonuclease Y: MTYYEIIFLLIIAAIGTITGWIVSAKYQSNKIIGAKGTAKSIIEQANKDAESLKKEQLLEAKEESLKLKSEVEQQLHEKSKTIQERENSLNKRELSLDKNSEIAERKSVALNIMEEDLLERTRIMQNKDEKISQQIQEQNEILVNISGMSQQQAKDLLMENLLEKAKKDSARKAKDIKDEAVRNAVLEAKKIIVSAIQRSASDHSSEISVSVVNLPSDSMKGRIIGREGRNIRAFESTTGTELIIDDTPEAVVISAFDPVRREIARLTLDNLVADGRIHPARIEEVFEKSKSEIEDVMKSAAENSILELNIPRLPDELMRLLGKMNYRTSYGQNVLKHSIEVGMIAGLMAAELSLDGQIAKTAGLLHDIGKVLDKDTSGPHAITGGEVVGKYMDNEIIINAVSSHHEEVEMTHPISALVQSADSISGARRGARGDTLEAYIKRMTNLEELVEEFKGVAKSYAIQAGREIRVVVENDLVNDAEMDVLATEISDKIQSELTYPGQIKVVLIREHRAISFAK, from the coding sequence ATGACATATTATGAAATAATATTTTTACTAATAATTGCTGCTATCGGAACCATAACAGGCTGGATAGTATCAGCAAAATATCAATCGAATAAAATCATTGGCGCCAAAGGAACCGCAAAGAGCATTATTGAACAGGCGAATAAAGATGCCGAATCGTTAAAAAAAGAGCAGCTGCTTGAAGCAAAGGAAGAATCCCTAAAATTGAAAAGTGAAGTCGAACAACAACTTCATGAAAAATCCAAAACAATTCAGGAGCGTGAAAACTCATTAAATAAAAGAGAATTAAGTCTGGATAAAAACTCCGAGATAGCTGAACGCAAATCTGTTGCTCTTAATATAATGGAGGAAGATCTTCTCGAGCGAACAAGGATAATGCAAAATAAGGATGAAAAAATATCTCAGCAAATCCAGGAGCAAAACGAGATACTTGTCAACATATCAGGGATGTCTCAGCAGCAGGCAAAAGATTTGCTAATGGAAAATCTTTTAGAAAAAGCAAAAAAAGATTCTGCGAGAAAAGCGAAAGATATTAAAGATGAAGCGGTGCGAAATGCTGTTTTAGAAGCAAAGAAAATAATTGTATCGGCAATCCAACGCAGCGCGTCAGACCATTCATCTGAAATATCCGTATCAGTAGTAAATCTTCCAAGCGATTCAATGAAAGGACGAATAATAGGTCGTGAGGGTAGGAATATAAGGGCGTTTGAGTCTACTACCGGAACCGAACTTATAATTGACGATACTCCTGAAGCAGTTGTTATATCTGCCTTTGATCCTGTAAGAAGAGAAATTGCACGACTCACCCTTGATAATCTTGTTGCTGACGGAAGAATACATCCTGCACGAATCGAAGAAGTATTTGAAAAATCAAAATCGGAAATTGAAGACGTAATGAAATCGGCAGCGGAGAATTCCATTCTTGAATTAAACATCCCGCGGTTGCCGGATGAACTAATGAGGCTGCTTGGTAAAATGAATTATCGAACCAGCTATGGTCAAAATGTCCTTAAGCACAGTATTGAAGTTGGAATGATTGCAGGCCTTATGGCTGCGGAGCTTTCTCTTGATGGACAGATAGCAAAAACAGCCGGTCTTCTCCATGACATAGGGAAAGTTTTGGATAAGGATACATCAGGTCCACATGCGATTACGGGCGGAGAAGTCGTCGGTAAGTATATGGACAACGAAATTATCATTAACGCCGTTTCATCTCATCATGAAGAAGTTGAAATGACACATCCTATTTCTGCTCTCGTTCAATCGGCTGATTCGATAAGCGGCGCTCGCAGAGGAGCGAGGGGCGATACTCTGGAAGCGTATATAAAAAGAATGACGAATCTCGAAGAATTGGTGGAGGAATTCAAAGGTGTAGCGAAATCATACGCGATACAAGCGGGAAGAGAGATAAGAGTCGTTGTGGAAAATGATCTTGTAAACGATGCTGAAATGGATGTTCTTGCAACAGAAATTTCAGATAAGATTCAATCAGAACTCACGTATCCGGGACAAATAAAGGTTGTTCTCATACGCGAACATAGGGCTATTTCGTTTGCTAAATGA
- the rplT gene encoding 50S ribosomal protein L20 produces the protein MPRTTNAVPRKSRHKKILKAAKGYWGSRSKLYKTAKEAVDKALQYSYSHRKKRKGDFRRLWIVRINAAARLNGLSYSKFASGLKSAGITLDRKVLADIAVTDPAAFTVISEQVKKAS, from the coding sequence ATGCCGAGAACTACCAACGCTGTTCCAAGAAAGAGCAGACATAAAAAAATACTTAAAGCCGCAAAGGGTTACTGGGGCAGCAGAAGCAAACTTTATAAAACCGCAAAAGAAGCTGTTGACAAAGCCTTACAGTATAGCTACTCACATAGAAAAAAACGGAAAGGTGATTTCCGCAGATTGTGGATCGTGCGGATAAATGCAGCAGCACGGCTAAACGGTTTGAGCTATTCTAAATTCGCATCCGGTTTAAAATCAGCGGGAATAACTTTAGACAGAAAGGTTTTAGCTGATATCGCCGTCACTGACCCTGCGGCTTTTACCGTTATATCTGAGCAAGTTAAAAAGGCATCATAA
- the pheS gene encoding phenylalanine--tRNA ligase subunit alpha, whose protein sequence is MNLPDLDKLRREFEEDLSKSKDTSSLEELRIKYLGRNGVLTSLMSSINDVPADEKPKYGKAVNALKKDLLSLYNSALETSKSKNISDSKSEIDYTLPGDVSLTGRKHPLTQTWEEILDIFTGMGFDIERGPEVETEYYNFSALNFPENHPARDMQDTLYITENTMLRTHTSPVQIRTMLSQKPPLRVIVPGRVYRNEAISARSYCVFNQIEGLYIDKGVSLADLKGTLIYFAKQLFGNNVKTRFRASYFPFTEPSAEMDISCVICKGKGCAVCKHSGWVELLGAGMVDPNVLRTVDYDPEIYSGFAWGLGIERTAMMRYGINDIRFFYDGDLRFLEQF, encoded by the coding sequence ATGAATTTACCGGACCTCGATAAGCTTCGAAGGGAATTCGAAGAAGACTTAAGCAAATCTAAAGACACTTCCTCGCTGGAAGAATTGAGGATAAAATATTTGGGCAGAAATGGCGTCCTCACATCCTTAATGTCATCAATAAATGATGTTCCCGCGGATGAAAAGCCTAAATACGGTAAAGCTGTAAATGCGCTCAAGAAGGATTTACTCTCTTTATATAATTCAGCGCTTGAAACTTCTAAATCAAAGAATATCTCCGATTCAAAATCCGAGATAGATTACACCCTTCCGGGCGATGTTTCACTGACAGGACGGAAGCATCCTCTGACGCAGACGTGGGAAGAGATTCTTGATATATTCACAGGAATGGGTTTTGATATCGAGAGAGGACCTGAAGTTGAAACGGAATATTATAATTTTTCAGCGTTGAATTTCCCTGAAAATCATCCTGCCCGTGATATGCAGGATACTTTGTATATTACGGAGAACACGATGCTCAGGACACATACATCACCTGTTCAGATTCGGACAATGCTGTCTCAAAAACCTCCGCTGCGGGTTATCGTACCGGGCCGGGTTTATCGGAATGAGGCGATAAGCGCGCGCAGCTATTGTGTGTTTAATCAAATTGAAGGACTCTATATAGACAAAGGAGTAAGTCTGGCTGATCTAAAGGGTACGCTGATTTATTTTGCAAAACAGTTATTTGGTAACAACGTAAAAACACGTTTCAGAGCAAGTTATTTCCCCTTTACCGAACCGAGCGCGGAAATGGATATTTCCTGCGTTATTTGCAAGGGTAAGGGTTGCGCAGTATGCAAACATTCTGGTTGGGTGGAGTTACTTGGAGCCGGAATGGTCGATCCGAATGTCTTGAGAACTGTTGATTATGATCCCGAAATTTATAGCGGGTTTGCCTGGGGGCTCGGTATTGAAAGAACCGCTATGATGAGGTATGGAATAAACGATATTCGATTTTTCTATGACGGCGATTTACGCTTCTTAGAGCAATTTTAA
- a CDS encoding bifunctional 5,10-methylenetetrahydrofolate dehydrogenase/5,10-methenyltetrahydrofolate cyclohydrolase: MAEIISGREIANQIRSEIENEIARLKEKNIIPGLGVILVGNDPASDTYVKMKQKMCSDLGIVSKDFRPEGNITQDELHALINDFNNDDDIHGILVQLPLPKHINEKDALSTVSYEKDVDGFHPMNVGKMTIGEGGFVPATPAGIIEILLRSGNNPEGKHVVIVGRSRIVGRPLLNLLTQKSEGGNATVTLCHTRTPDLSVHTKQADILIAAAGMPGMIDGSMIKEGVVIIDVGTNRVEDSSKKSGYRLVGDVDFDSVADKAKAITPVPGGVGPMTIMMLMKNSVTAAGGWS; the protein is encoded by the coding sequence ATGGCTGAAATAATAAGCGGCAGAGAAATTGCTAATCAAATACGATCGGAAATCGAAAATGAGATTGCTCGTTTAAAAGAAAAGAATATCATTCCGGGATTGGGAGTAATTCTTGTGGGCAATGATCCCGCTTCCGATACTTATGTTAAAATGAAACAGAAGATGTGTTCAGACCTCGGGATCGTATCCAAAGATTTTCGTCCTGAAGGAAATATTACTCAAGATGAATTACACGCTCTTATTAATGATTTTAACAACGATGATGATATTCATGGTATCCTTGTGCAGCTCCCTCTGCCAAAGCATATTAATGAAAAAGATGCGCTTTCAACTGTCTCTTACGAAAAGGATGTGGATGGTTTTCATCCCATGAACGTCGGTAAGATGACAATTGGAGAAGGTGGATTCGTTCCGGCGACTCCTGCCGGGATAATAGAAATATTGCTCCGAAGCGGAAATAATCCCGAAGGAAAACACGTGGTCATTGTGGGAAGAAGTAGAATTGTCGGAAGACCGCTGCTTAATCTATTGACACAGAAAAGTGAAGGAGGTAATGCAACGGTTACCCTCTGCCATACAAGAACTCCCGACCTGTCAGTTCATACTAAACAGGCTGATATTCTAATCGCAGCAGCAGGAATGCCCGGAATGATCGATGGTTCTATGATCAAGGAAGGCGTAGTAATAATTGATGTAGGTACCAATCGAGTTGAGGATTCATCAAAAAAATCAGGATACCGGTTGGTTGGAGATGTTGATTTTGATTCAGTTGCGGATAAAGCCAAAGCGATTACTCCCGTGCCGGGTGGCGTCGGTCCGATGACTATTATGATGTTAATGAAAAACAGTGTAACAGCAGCCGGGGGCTGGTCATAA